One Engystomops pustulosus chromosome 7, aEngPut4.maternal, whole genome shotgun sequence DNA window includes the following coding sequences:
- the IRX5 gene encoding iroquois-class homeodomain protein IRX-5, with the protein MCLAMSYPQGYLYQPSASLALYSCPAYSTSVISGPRTDELGRSSSGSAFSPYAGSTAFTATSAGFNSPLQYSGDPAAAFTSYVGSPYDHSTSMAGSLGYHPYAAPLGSYPYGDPAYRKNATRDATATLKAWLNEHRKNPYPTKGEKIMLAIITKMTLTQVSTWFANARRRLKKENKMTWTPRNRSEDEEEEENIDLEKNDEDEPQKLEEKGDTDVDTVRRSPLVEEPDLLERENIQGKELVSVRSDSEVEDSNDLISKSSTPSSPPTICPAGQTSQAQEEQTVHNHLHHHHHHHLQHQQQANQHLHHHHHHHPIDLAHRSTPVHHGPVTSNATSVIHSPPASTSKPKLWSLAEIATSSDKTKESSEVPVGPGATTVQPMVGATSSPSRSPSAACHFPNNAVLTRPIYYSTPFYPGYTNYSSFGHIHSHHGPSSTPAPNSNPHFNGLTQTVLNRAEALAKECKLRTQSQVELSKDSAYEMKKGMSSL; encoded by the exons ATGTGTCTGGCCATGTCCTATCCTCAGGGCTACTTGTATCAACCATCTGCTTCTTTGGCTCTGTACTCCTGCCCTGCATACAGCACCAGTGTCATCTCTGGACCCAGGACAGATGAGTTGGGAAGGTCTTCTTCTGGCTCAGCCTTCTCCCCCTATGCTGGATCTACAGCTTTTACAGCTACTTCTGCTGGATTCAACTCTCCCCTCCAGTACAGTGGAGACCCAGCTGCTGCCTTCACTTCTTATGTG GGCTCTCCATACGATCACAGCACCAGCATGGCAGGTTCTTTAGGTTACCATCCATATGCTGCCCCTCTGGGATCTTATCCTTATGGTGATCCAGCTTACAGGAAAAATGCCACAAGGGATGCCACTGCCACTTTAAAGGCCTGGCTCAATGAGCACAGGAAGAATCCTTATCCTACCAAGGGGGAGAAGATCATGCTGGCCATCATAACCAAGATGACCCTCACTCAAGTGTCCACCTGGTTTGCCAATGCAAGGAGAAGGCTTAAAAAGGAGAATAAAATGACCTGGACACCTAGAAATAGGAGtgaagacgaggaggaggaggagaacatagACCTGGAGAAGAATGATGAAGATGAGCCTCAGAAACTGGAAGAGAAGGGGGATACAGATGTAGACACAG TAAGGAGGAGTCCTCTGGTTGAGGAGCCAGATCTTCTAGAACGTGAGAACATTCAAGGAAAGGAATTGGTCTCAGTCAGGAGTGACTCTGAGGTAGAAGACAGCAATGACTTGATTTCCAAAAGTTCCACTCCAAGCTCACCTCCAACCATATGTCCAGCAGGCCAGACCTCACAGGCACAAGAAGAGCAGACTGTACACAatcatcttcatcatcatcatcaccaccatctTCAACACCAGCAACAGGCAAACCAACATcttcatcaccaccaccaccatcacccaaTAGACCTGGCGCATAGGAGTACACCAGTCCACCATGGTCCTGTCACCAGCAATGCCACCTCCGTAATACACTCACCACCAGCGTCCACCTCCAAACCTAAACTTTGGTCCTTGGCGGAAATAGCCACATCCTCAGATAAGACTAAAGAAAGCAGTGAAGTTCCAGTGGGACCAGGGGCCACCACAGTCCAGCCCATGGTTGGTGCTACTTCTTCTCCCTCCAGATCCCCCTCAGCTGCTTGCCATTTCCCTAACAATGCTGTTTTAACCAGACCCATTTACTACAGCACCCCATTTTACCCTGGCTATACGAACTACAGCTCCTTTGGGCACATCCACAGCCACCATGGACCTAGCAGCACCCCAGCACCTAACAGCAATCCACATTTCAATGGATTAACCCAGACTGTCCTAAACAGAGCTGAGGCCCTGGCTAAAGAGTGCAAACTTAGAACCCAGTCTCAAGTAGAGCTTAGCAAAGACTCAGCCTATGAGATGAAGAAAGGTATGTCTAGCCTTTAA